In Prunus dulcis chromosome 1, ALMONDv2, whole genome shotgun sequence, the following are encoded in one genomic region:
- the LOC117635317 gene encoding xyloglucan endotransglucosylase/hydrolase protein 22-like: MLLMLLLVSSILVCYAGNLNGDFDITWGDGRGKILNNGQLLTLSLDRASGSGFQSKHEYLFGKIDMQIKLVPGNSAGTVTTYYLSSKRSTWDEIDLEFLGNLSGDPYILHTNIYTQGKGDREQQFYLWFDPTSNFHTYSILWNPQRIILSVDGTPIREFKNLEASIGVPFPKSQPMRIFSSLWNADDWATRGGLVKTDWSQAPFTASYQNFNANACVWSSGASSCSSSSSSTSRPTSKSWLKEVLDTSKQERLKWVQKNYMIYNYCIDIKRFPQGLPPECRIKL; the protein is encoded by the exons ATGTTGTTAATGTTGCTATTGGTTAGTTCCATTTTGGTTTGCTATGCTGGAAACTTGAACGGAGATTTCGACATTACATGGGGAGATGGCCGTGGAAAAATACTCAACAACGGTCAGCTCCTAACCTTGTCACTCGACAGAGCCTCTGGCTCGGGCTTCCAATCCAAGCACGAGTATCTCTTTGGAAAAATTGACATGCAGATCAAGCTTGTCCCTGGAAACTCTGCTGGCACTGTCACTACCTACTAT CTATCATCAAAAAGGTCAACATGGGATGAGATTGATTTGGAGTTCTTGGGGAATCTGAGTGGTGATCCTTACATTCTTCACACCAATATATATACCCAAGGCAAAGGCGATAGAGAGCAACAATTCTACCTCTGGTTCGACCCCACCTCTAATTTTCATACCTACTCTATCCTCTGGAATCCCCAACGCATCAT ATTATCTGTTGATGGCACACCCATTAGAGAGTTCAAGAACCTAGAGGCATCCATTGGAGTTCCTTTCCCAAAGAGCCAACCAATGAGGATTTTCTCTAGCCTCTGGAATGCTGATGACTGGGCAACAAGAGGAGGGCTGGTCAAGACAGATTGGTCACAAGCTCCATTCACAGCCTCCTATCAAAACTTCAACGCCAATGCTTGCGTATGGTCTTCTGGTGCATCTTCTTGTagctcatcatcatcttcgaCGTCAAGACCTACCAGTAAATCGTGGCTCAAAGAAGTTCTTGATACCTCAAAGCAAGAGAGGCTCAAGTGGGTCCAAAAGAATTACATGATCTATAACTATTGTATAGATATAAAGCGCTTCCCTCAAGGCCTCCCTCCTGAATGTAGAATAAAACTCTAG
- the LOC117615691 gene encoding uncharacterized protein LOC117615691 isoform X1: MDSGLVSPLLQIHRTEPNRSKVVESEAVELIGSKAVESEIVESQAVESEAFELIEGKADESDTDVSLFDESDTDESDSEKLIGRECEYCLKVGVHFTQTCPYKYHVPKNAIVSKRCMVVCNFCGCLFKDSCCGSCGLSDGCAILMDCLHCGKIGEHLTFMCPNREGKLSYFSCDPYNGSCRLY; encoded by the exons ATGGACAGCGGCCTCGTGTCTCCACTTTTGCAAATCCACCGGACAGAGCCAAACA GGAGCAAAGTTGTTGAATCGGAGGCTGTTGAACTTATTG GGAGCAAGGCTGTTGAATCAGAGATTGTTGAATCACAAGCTGTTGAATCGGAGGCTTTTGAACTTATTG AGGGTAAGGCTGATGAATCGGATACTGATGTATCATTGTTTGATGAATCGGATACTGATGAATCGGATAGTGAAAAACTTATTG GTCGTGAATGTGAGTATTGTTTAAAGGTGGGTGTTCACTTTACCCAAACATGCCCTTACAAGTATCATGTCCCAAAGAACGCAATTGTTAGCAAGAGGTGTATGgtagtttgtaatttttgtggTTGCCTCTTTAAAGACTCATGTTGTGGCAGTTGTGGCCTAAGCGATGGATGTGCAATTCTCATGGATTGTTTACATTGTGGGAAGATAGGTGAGCACTTGACTTTTATGTGTCCGAATCGCGAGGGGAaactttcttatttttcttgtgaCCCTTATAATGGTTCTTGTCGTTTGTATTGA
- the LOC117635308 gene encoding probable xyloglucan endotransglucosylase/hydrolase protein 23 → MVSASASNVSAILLLFLSIISTSRVAFCGKFYQDFYITWGGDDHSKMLNNGELLTVSLDNVSGSAFESYNQYLYAKIDMQIKLVAGNSAGTVTTFYLSSTGSYHDEIDFEFLGNLSGDPYILHTNVFCQGKGNREQQFYLWFDPTADFHTYSILWNPQNINFLVDGLPIRQFKNLESYGIPFPNYQPMRLYSSLWNADNWATRGGLVKIDWTQSPFTASYKNFNADGCIWSYGTSSCDSNSPNSNANKGAWYWEKLDYSDQGKMAWVQNNYMIYNYCTDTKRFPQGFAPECYLTNLP, encoded by the exons ATGgtttctgcttctgcttcgAATGTTTCCGCCATTTTACTGCTTTTCCTTTCCATAATCAGCACTTCTAGGGTTGCATTTTGTGGCAAGTTTTATCAAGATTTCTACATAACATGGGGAGGGGATGATCATTCTAAAATGCTCAACAATGGAGAGCTCCTAACTGTCTCTCTTGACAATGTTAGTGGCTCAGCTTTTGAGTCATATAATCAATATCTATATGCAAAGATAGATATGCAAATTAAGCTTGTTGCTGGAAACTCTGCTGGCACTGTCACTACCTTCTAT TTATCCTCAACAGGGTCATATCATGATGAGATAGACTTTGAATTCTTGGGGAACCTTAGTGGTGACCCTTACATACTTCATACTAATGTGTTCTGCCAAGGCAAGGGCAACAGAGAGCAGCAATTCTACCTTTGGTTTGACCCCACTGCAGATTTTCACACGTATTCTATACTTTGGAATCCCCAAAACATCAA CTTCTTGGTTGATGGCCTCCCCATTAGGCAGTTCAAGAACCTTGAGTCTTATGGTATTCCATTCCCCAACTACCAGCCTATGAGGTTATACTCCAGTCTCTGGAATGCTGATAACTGGGCCACAAGAGGTGGACTGGTGAAGATAGATTGGACCCAATCACCCTTCACTGCATCCTACAAGAATTTCAATGCTGATGGTTGCATTTGGTCTTATGGAACTTCTTCTTGTGATTCAAATTCTCCAAATTCCAATGCCAACAAAGGAGCATGGTACTGGGAGAAGCTTGATTATTCAGATCAAGGGAAGATGGCATGGGtgcaaaataattatatgatCTATAATTACTGCACAGACACAAAGAGATTCCCTCAAGGCTTTGCTCCAGAATGCTATCTCACCAATTTGCCCTAG
- the LOC117631925 gene encoding uncharacterized mitochondrial protein AtMg00810-like codes for MSQSDPSLFVKNTGSDVLALLLYVDDIIVTGSSDALIQEVIDDLSSVFELKDLGLLTYFLGLQISYPSSGGIFVNQYKYAKELLAKACMTQCKACSTPCKPYSQVLSTDGELLKDPTLYRRLVGALQYLTFTRPDIAFAVNSVCQYMTASTDSHFFQVKRILRYLQGTLQYGIKFSPGPMQLSAFSDADWAGDASTHRSTTGFVVFLGNNPISWQSREQGSVSRSSTEAEYRALANTAADVVWIRQVLADMHEFLPEPPLLHCDNLSALALSSNPVFHSRIKHLDIDFHFIRERVQSKDFHVQYIPTDDQVVDVFTKGLHGPVFSKHCINLRLGRPAEIEGGYLAKG; via the coding sequence ATGTCTCAATCAGATCCgagtttgtttgttaaaaaCACTGGATCAGATGTTTTAGCTTTACTTTTATATGTCGATGATATTATCGTAACAGGTTCAAGTGATGCTCTCATTCAAGAGGTTATTGATGATTTGTCCTCAGTATTTGAATTGAAAGATCTGGGGTTGTTGACTTACTTCTTAGGTCTACAAATTTCTTATCCCAGCTCAGGTGGTATCTTTGTGAATCAGTATAAGTATGCCAAGGAGTTGTTAGCTAAAGCATGCATGACTCAATGTAAAGCTTGTTCCACTCCCTGTAAACCATATTCCCAGGTACTTAGCACAGATGGTGAATTGTTAAAAGATCCAACGTTGTATCGTCGTTTAGTAGGAGCATTGCAGTACCTTACTTTTACAAGACCTGATATTGCCTTTGCTGTGAACTCTGTCTGCCAATACATGACAGCATCTACAGATTCTCACTTCTTTCAGGTTAAGCGTATCTTGAGATACCTACAAGGTACTCTGCAATATGGCATCAAATTTTCCCCTGGACCTATGCAACTTAGCGCTTTTAGCGACGCAGATTGGGCTGGAGATGCTTCTACACACAGGTCAACTACAGGCTTTGTAGTATTTCTTGGAAATAATCCAATTTCTTGGCAGTCCAGGGAGCAAGGCTCGGTCTCTCGCAGCTCTACGGAAGCCGAGTATCGAGCATTAGCCAATACAGCAGCTGATGTTGTTTGGATTCGTCAAGTGTTGGCTGATATGCATGAGTTTCTGCCTGAGCCTCCTTTACTACACTGTGACAATCTCTCTGCCTTAGCTTTGAGCTCAAATCCAGTGTTTCATTCACGAATCAAACACTTAGATATTGATTTCCACTTCATCCGAGAACGTGTCCAGAGTAAAGATTTTCATGTGCAGTATATACCAACCGATGATCAAGTTGTTGATGTGTTCACAAAGGGATTACATGGTCCTGTATTCTCAAAGCATTGTATCAATCTCAGACTGGGTCGCCCAGCTGAGATTGAGGGGGGATATTTGGCTAAAGGTTAG
- the LOC117631842 gene encoding mitogen-activated protein kinase kinase 9-like, giving the protein MALIRQRRQLNLRLPLPEPSECRPCFSVPLPPITAVTNNSSFGTISAADLEKLQVLGHGNSGTVYKVNHKRTSTTYALKLVHGDSNDPTVRRQLFREMEILRRTDSPHIVRCHAIFEKPSGDIGILMEYMDSGTLETLLKAQGTFSEPNLAHVARQVLNGLNYLHTNKIIHRDIKPANILVNSNMEVKIADFGVSKILCRTLDACNSYVGTCAYMSPERFDPDTYGGNYNGYAGDIWSLGLTLMELYMGHFPLLPPGQRPDWGTLMCAICFGEPPSLPEGVSKEFRSFMECCLQKESEKRWTTAQLLTHPFISKNPSISVS; this is encoded by the coding sequence ATGGCTCTCATTCGACAACGCCGCCAGCTTAATCTCCGCCTCCCCTTGCCCGAACCCTCTGAGTGCCGCCCATGTTTCTCCGTTCCCCTCCCTCCCATCACCGCCGTCACAAACAACTCTTCCTTCGGCACTATCTCCGCCGCCGATCTCGAGAAACTCCAAGTCCTCGGCCACGGTAACAGCGGCACCGTCTACAAGGTAAATCACAAGCGGACATCCACGACCTACGCTCTCAAACTCGTCCATGGCGACTCCAACGACCCCACAGTACGCCGTCAGCTCTTTCGCGAGATGGAGATCCTCCGCCGCACCGACTCTCCCCACATTGTCCGCTGCCACGCTATCTTTGAGAAGCCGTCGGGAGATATCGGGATCCTCATGGAGTACATGGACTCCGGCACCCTCGAGACCTTGCTTAAAGCCCAAGGCACCTTCTCCGAGCCCAATCTTGCCCACGTCGCCCGCCAAGTTCTTAACGGCCTCAACTACCTCCACACCAACAAGATCATCCACCGCGACATCAAACCCGCCAATATTTTGGTGAACAGCAACATGGAAGTGAAAATAGCCGACTTTGGCGTGAGCAAGATCCTGTGCCGGACCTTGGACGCCTGCAATTCCTACGTGGGTACTTGTGCTTACATGAGCCCGGAAAGATTCGACCCGGATACTTACGGCGGCAATTACAATGGCTACGCCGGTGACATATGGAGCCTAGGGTTGACTCTGATGGAGCTTTACATGGGTCACTTTCCATTGTTGCCTCCCGGTCAGAGACCCGACTGGGGCACGCTTATGTGCGCCATATGTTTCGGAGAGCCGCCGAGCCTGCCAGAGGGGGTGTCGAAGGAGTTTCGGAGTTTCATGGAGTGTTGCTTGCAGAAGGAGTCCGAAAAGCGATGGACCACCGCTCAGCTTTTGACCCACCCGTTCATCTCTAAAAATCCGAGTATATCCGTTTCCTGA
- the LOC117636760 gene encoding probable xyloglucan endotransglucosylase/hydrolase protein 23: MASFKSSLSFILLIALLAASSLVVANAGNFNQDFQITWGDGRAKILNNGELLTLSLDKASGSGFQSKNEYLFGKIDMQLKLVPGNSAGTVTAYYLSSKGSTWDEIDFEFLGNLSGDPYILHTNVFSQGKGNREQQFYLWFDPTADFHTYSILWNPQRIVFSVDGTPIREFKNQESNGVPFPKNQPMRIYSSLWNADDWATRGGLIKTDWSRAPFTASYRNFNAKNACVSSNGASSCSSSSSPNSSSSASTSNAWLSEELDLTRQERLRWVQKNYMIYNYCTDAKRFPQGLPTECKS, from the exons ATGGCTTCCTTTAAATCATCTCTTTCATTTATACTACTGATTGCTCTTCTTGCTGCTAGCTCTTTGGTAGTTGCCAATGCCGGTAACTTCAACCAGGACTTCCAGATAACATGGGGAGACGGTCGAGCTAAGATTCTCAACAATGGCGAGCTTCTTACTCTCTCACTTGACAAAGCCTCTGGCTCTGGCTTTCAATCcaaaaatgaatatttgtttggCAAGATTGATATGCAGCTCAAGCTTGTCCCTGGAAATTCTGCTGGCACTGTCACAGCCTACTAT TTATCCTCAAAAGGGTCAACCTGGGATGAGATAGATTTTGAGTTCTTGGGGAACTTGAGTGGTGATCCTTACATTCTTCATACCAATGTCTTCAGCCAAGGCAAAGGAAACAGAGAGCAACAATTCTATCTCTGGTTTGACCCAACTGCTGATTTCCACACCTATTCAATTCTTTGGAACCCACAGCGCATTGT CTTCTCTGTAGATGGCACTCCCATCAGAGAGTTCAAGAACCAAGAATCCAACGGTGTTCCGTTCCCAAAGAACCAACCAATGAGGATCTACTCAAGCCTTTGGAATGCAGATGATTGGGCCACAAGGGGTGGGCTTATCAAAACAGATTGGAGCAGAGCTCCTTTCACTGCTTCCTACAGGAACTTCAATGCCAAAAATGCTTGTGTTTCATCAAATGGAGCTTCTTCATGCAGCTCATCGTCATCTCCAAATTCTTCCTCTTCTGCATCAACTAGCAACGCATGGCTCTCAGAAGAGCTTGATTTAACAAGGCAGGAGAGGCTCAGATGGGTGCAGAAAAACTACATGATCTATAATTACTGCACTGACGCTAAGCGATTTCCCCAGGGCCTCCCTACAGAATGCAAGTCATAA
- the LOC117615691 gene encoding uncharacterized protein LOC117615691 isoform X2, which translates to MDSGLVSPLLQIHRTEPNRSKAVESEIVESQAVESEAFELIEGKADESDTDVSLFDESDTDESDSEKLIGRECEYCLKVGVHFTQTCPYKYHVPKNAIVSKRCMVVCNFCGCLFKDSCCGSCGLSDGCAILMDCLHCGKIGEHLTFMCPNREGKLSYFSCDPYNGSCRLY; encoded by the exons ATGGACAGCGGCCTCGTGTCTCCACTTTTGCAAATCCACCGGACAGAGCCAAACA GGAGCAAGGCTGTTGAATCAGAGATTGTTGAATCACAAGCTGTTGAATCGGAGGCTTTTGAACTTATTG AGGGTAAGGCTGATGAATCGGATACTGATGTATCATTGTTTGATGAATCGGATACTGATGAATCGGATAGTGAAAAACTTATTG GTCGTGAATGTGAGTATTGTTTAAAGGTGGGTGTTCACTTTACCCAAACATGCCCTTACAAGTATCATGTCCCAAAGAACGCAATTGTTAGCAAGAGGTGTATGgtagtttgtaatttttgtggTTGCCTCTTTAAAGACTCATGTTGTGGCAGTTGTGGCCTAAGCGATGGATGTGCAATTCTCATGGATTGTTTACATTGTGGGAAGATAGGTGAGCACTTGACTTTTATGTGTCCGAATCGCGAGGGGAaactttcttatttttcttgtgaCCCTTATAATGGTTCTTGTCGTTTGTATTGA